TGCGCTTGGGCATTTCTTCGTGCGCTCACGTAGCAGCTTCCCCTCTAGCCCCTCTTTCCAGCGCTTACCCTTTTTCCTGACCCTGACCCCCCTTGACATCATGGCCCGCCGCCTCtggtggctgctgctgttgtccCTCGACCGGCTACCGATgttttttgcggtttcacACTTTGGTTAAGGTTCCTGCCCTTCGCACTCGGACTTCCACTCGCGGTCAGCCGCCAGTCATTGGGTCACAGCCAGCAGGAGGAAGATGGCCCAAAGTGCCTATTCGCCAAATAAAGTCGACCTCAATACGAATTGCTAAATAATATGAAGTTTGAGAAGCTTCTTACTTGGATTTTTAACCAAACACAAAGTATACAAAGCAATAAACAATCGCCAATGGAACTATTCTGGCTAGcattccatttaattattccaaaaattaattacaagAGAAATGTCTTATAAATACTACAAAATATGTTTCTTGTTCAAAGAAATTTATCATTGACTGCTCAAAAGATGAGTAAAAACTTAAAAAGCAAATGCCTTACAAGATGGTCAGTTTGCTACGTACGAAACCAATCAGTATTTAGCttaaaaatattgtttatgAACTCTTATTCATCACAATTGTTGGATAGACACGTTATCTTACAAAATGCGAATTTTAATGAACAGATTGCGGGGGAGGGGCGGAAGGACAAAGAGGGTTGACAATTTTTTTACTTAAACTATTACACAAAAAGAGCGGCTGAAACTTAAAAGCAAGTCCCAGATGCTGCCTACTTAATGTACTTGTCCATGAACTTCTTGTGGAAATCGGAGCGCAGGGCGTCATTGACGAAGTGCGTCTTCTTATCGGGCGCAGATCTGGCGCAATTCTTGAAGACCACATCATCGTCCCAGCGGCGCTTGATCTTTAGATCGCCGCCCAGTCCAGAGGCGCGTCCCGCTGCCGAGGCGGCGGTCCCGGGCTCATAGTTCATCAGCGGATTGCCGGACAGGATGTTCTCCATTCGTATGCGTTCGTCCTCCTGCTTCTTCTCCGACTCGCGACGCGCCGTCTCCTGCAGGCGTTCCTGCTTGATCTTCTGCAGCTCGGCCAGCAGGGCGGCATCATCGTCATCGGAATCGCTGTCCGAATCGGAGCTATCGTTGTCCAGCGGCTCATCGGCGTCCATATTGGCGGCCTGCTGCTGCGCCGCCTGCTGCGTTTGCTGCTGCCCTGCGTCCGGCTTGGCACGCTTTGCGGCACTGCTGCCACCGCCGGCGTTGTTCGCCTCAATCGCCTTGCGCACAATGGAGGGCAGTGCCTTGCCCGACGACGACGAAGTGGCTCCCGTTCCGGAACGCGCGTCACGTTCccgctcctccagctccttgcGGAAGTCGCGGTTGCGGTTCTCCTCGCTGGTGCCCTGGCCCGTCTCCCTGCGCAAACACAAGTGCTCTTTAGACCAGGAATTACTATGTACTCCTAATCCTTACCTGTATTTCAGTTTCGTGTGGCCTGGCAAATCGCGACTGGAGTACTGCTTGCTCAGTGCACTCAGATCCTTTTCGCCGCGACCGGAGCCTCCGCGGGCTGGATCGAAGGTCGGGCGCGCTGCTGTGGTCATTTTCAACTAGCTAGTTATGCGTTTAATTGTTAAATTGAcgaaaaatgaaatgaatttcCGAACTGCGTGCTTTGTTTGATGTATCAACAAGACTACGGTCACTCTGACCGATAGGCCTTTCGATACACGCTTAGTGCGGACTCCAACCGTGATAAGGGCGCCAGTCGCTGGGCACCACTGGCCCATCAGCTGTGCGGACCAATGGGCAGCACTGTTACGGTAAACACGCGCGGAGCACCGCCGTTTTAtccaacaaaaaaatattgctgaaaaacaaaactcTTCGGCAACTTGGACCGATTTTAAGTTTGGATTAGCCAACCCCCTGCTACCCATCCCCCACCGACGGCAATGCTGGCCAATCTGCGCGCCTGCAGCGACCACCTGTTGCATCACAGCCTCCGAAATGCTAGAATTCCACGACGAAGCTGGGCGAGCACAACGTCTGGCAAGGATCAGACGGAGGAGGACAGCCTGACCATCGGCGATGTAAGCGTGCGGCTGCGCAAGCCCAAGGATCCGCAACTGGTGCCGCAGCAATACGGTGAGCAGGGGGATGCCGGGAAGTGGGAAGTCAAGATCTCTGGCCAGTACAAAGGTCAACATAAAGATCTTGGCGCCGCAGAACACTTCATCATAATCATTATATCATGTCATTATATCATCTTTGAGTAGCAGACACATCATGGAACAAAAAGGCCACTGATCTAAACGTATTGAAATTAACAAAGACTAAACGACATAAATGAGACAAGTAATCCAAATTGAATGAGCTGCACCAAAAAAAGCTGCAGGAGTGGGCTCGTAGTGGACATGGCAAGTGCACGGACCTGTGCGATGAGAAGAAGTTCTTTAACATGACGAAATCTACAAGCATCTGTGGCTCCTGGCGTATTTGGAGAACCAATTGATTTATGTTTTAACACGAACCTTTCGTTCTTGTATCCATCCAATCCCATAGTGAAATACGCTCCGGATGGCACCCTTCAGCTGTCGCAGTCGGCACTGCACCATCTACGCTGGATGCTGCAGAAGGATGCACTGCGTCAGGACATGTTCCTATTGGGACAGCCGGGTCCGCTGCGCCGCCAGCTGGCCATGCAGTTCCTGGAGCTGACGCAGCGCGAGGTGGAGTACGTGGCCCTCAGCAGGGACACCACCGAGAGCGATCTGAAGCAGCGACGTGAGATCCACGACAGGGCGGCCATCTTCCATGATCAGGGAGCCGTACGAGCGGCCCTCAATGGTCGAGTCCTCGTCCTCGATGGAGTGGAGCATGCGGAACGCAATGTCCTGCCCATACTAAACAATCTGCTGGAGAATCGCGAGATGCACCTGGAGAGCGGCAAGTTCCTGATGTCGCCGGAGCGTTACGATAAGCTTCTAGAGGTATATTACCTGTTTCCTGTGTACACGTTCCTAGTCCTCTGAGCCTTGCTAATCCTcattctcattttttttttagaaacaCTCACGGGAGCAGTTGGACGAATGGGGTCTACTACGCGTATCGGAGCAATTCCGGGTTGTGGCCTTGGGTCTGCCCACCCACAAGTACAAGGGCACGCCACTGGATCCACCGCTGCGCTCCCGATTCCAGTCTCGCAACGTGACCACATATTCCTACGGCGAGCTGTACGAGGAACTGCAACAGGAGGCGCCTTCCGTGCCCGGCGATCAGCTGAAGCAGTTGCTCACCTTCGCCTTGACCCTGCAGCAGGCGGATCCTGCGCTGCAACTGCCCGATTTCCCCATCCACAATCTTGCTTTGGGTGTCAAAATGCTGGTAGGATAACCCCTTACCTTTCCGTATAAAATACTTACTTTTCTTTCTCCTCCTTCAGGCGGCTAATCCCTCGCAGAGTCTGCACGATGTCATCAGTCGTATTTATCCATATCAAGCCATGCTGAAGCCCGACCAGAAGAAGCGTGTCGAGGAGCTACTCAAGAAGCTGGATATCCAACTGGTGCCCAGTCCGAGCATAAAAAAAATCGAAGGACAGTCGCAGGAAAACTCCCTGATCCACATAAAACTGGACGAACTGCAGCTAAATTTGCCTGGAGGCCAAATACCTACGGCTTCAACAAACTTTGTGGATCTACCGCATCAGAGGCAAGCTCTCGCCAGTCTGCTGCAAGCCTACGCTGTCGGG
The Drosophila mauritiana strain mau12 chromosome X, ASM438214v1, whole genome shotgun sequence DNA segment above includes these coding regions:
- the LOC117148230 gene encoding protein CWC15 homolog, with protein sequence MTTAARPTFDPARGGSGRGEKDLSALSKQYSSRDLPGHTKLKYRETGQGTSEENRNRDFRKELEERERDARSGTGATSSSSGKALPSIVRKAIEANNAGGGSSAAKRAKPDAGQQQTQQAAQQQAANMDADEPLDNDSSDSDSDSDDDDAALLAELQKIKQERLQETARRESEKKQEDERIRMENILSGNPLMNYEPGTAASAAGRASGLGGDLKIKRRWDDDVVFKNCARSAPDKKTHFVNDALRSDFHKKFMDKYIK